The DNA window ccgccgccggtgggcaccccAGCACCCTCGCCaccccttcatcctctccgccgccacgccccgtcatctcgctgccgccggccgaTCTCACCACCGAACGCCGCAAGCCGCCCCTCGTCCttgtcgccaccttcgcctcgatcccatagacctcgccgccgcttccgacttcgccggtgagcaactccacctccctctcctcctctcccatcatcctgccgccgccgccggactaCCCGCACCGTCGCTGGGCACCGTGGACCGCCGAACGTCACCGCCGGAGTGCCGCCCGacgtcaccgccgccacgccgaaGTGGTGACGCGCCCTTCTTCCCGCGCGATTGGCCCGCCTtcccacgcgccgtcgccgtcgtcctcgacgtcgtgcgccgccgcccaccgacTTGCGCCTGGCGttgtcctcgccgccgccatcatcACCCTCACACCGTcagtcgtcgccgccctccgtgGGTGCCGCTCTCCCCGCCGTCACCACCCACCACCGCCCGCTCAGCCGGCCACCGCTTCCCTCCACTCCCAGCCGACCTCACCTCCCCTCCTCTGCTTTGagccgctgacgagcgggccccactcgtcagccatCGGCCGccccttctcctctctcctccccgcgtgacccacccgtcagccgcctcccctctctcccctttGCGAATCTGGGTTGCCGGCATACCAACGACCCTTCCGTGGTTGCCGGCAATCAGAAGCCAGCTCTTGTCCAGGCGTGCATCTGAAGCTATGTTGACCACGCAATTAGACGCATTTCTTTTAATGAAAAGCTAATCAAAGTATGGATCTCCTCGAATACCCACAATTCATCACCGTTATTAGATAATTAGACCAACAAAAACCAGACAAAACAAAGCAGATGTGATGCAACTGAGGCAGCTTTTATTCAACTTGTCCAGAACCATTTTTCTACCGACTATCACTTTTGCATAAATTAACGGGTTGATTGTACAGTATTTTCTCAAATGGGACACAGACATGCCGGCCGGAACATCAAACTATcgcccctctcctctctccctcacgtCCTTGAGCACATTGGCAAAATCTGGCGTTGGAGCTGTCAAACATGTTAGCGTCAGGTCCCTTCTCGTTCCATGTCTACAGCCACAAGCATCCATGCCTCTCCTACTCACTGCATATCAAAAACAGTTTTGGATTAGTAAGCATGGAGAATTTGATGTGAAAAAGATACTAAGACGACATCGATACACAGACCTTGTTTAGAGCTCATCCTTGACAGACTCGGTTGAGGCCGACTCTGCCTTCTCCGTCACCTGACCGGCGGTTTCCTTGTTCTTCTTGATGAAGTCGACGATCTCGTCGGCTGTCCTACCACCGTCATAGGGGACCATCTTTCCGCTGGGAGTGACAAAGTACAGGGTGGGGTAACCTTGCACATCAAACTCACTCGGCACATCGTTGGCGGTTGCATCCTGCATACAAGGTTGCAAAGTAGTTGTTAGATAAATTTGTACCTGTGATAATGCACTCTTAACTAATGGCACCACACAGCTATAGAGGAAATTTACCATCTTAGCGATGACAACATCCTCTTCGCTTTTAAGCGTCGTGGCTGCCTCATCCAAGATTGGGGCCAGCTTCTTGCAGTGTCCACACCATGGTGCATAGAATTCAACGAGAACTGAAACAGAAAATGGTAAATAAATGAGCTACCAATCTGATTAGAGGCCCAATGTAATAAATGACAAGaataaagagtcaaaacagTTTCAAACAAAAAGGGCTCATCATTCCATTGAAAAGATTAATGAAAACAGTATGTACCGTTTTTGCCAGACTTGAAGACAACATCATGGACGTTATCAGCAACCACAACCTTAACAGGCTCATCATTGACCTCAGGGATAGGTTCAGACTTCCTGAATGGTGACAGTTTACCATCCTGAAAATAAAGATACAGACGTTTAGTGAGACATTGTGCAGGTTAAACAGATACCctaaaattacataaatagaaacaaataGTCAACAGTTATATTAGTAAGTACTAGTACAAAAGACTACTTACAAAGTACTCCTTCAACCAAGAAACGATTTGGTCAGGCTCAACTTGCGCCTTCAAAAATTTCTTGGAATCGCCATCCTGAATGAGGATGAGGGGTACCTGATCCTCTTTAAGCCCAAAGTACTGCATATATTTTAACGTTAGCATCAAGTACATCAATAATGGTTTGGAAAAATTATGAGAAAGTGAAGAAACAAACCTGGAAGGCACCTTGACTGGCTTCAATGTCACCAATGAGAAACTTAATTTCCTTGTCCTTGAACTCCTCTGCAGCACCATGATAAACCGACTTGAAAGACTCAAATGGTCCAGTGGAGAAGTTCAGAAATAGCATAGCCTGCATATAATTTGGTGTCATGAAGTCAGTCATCAACAACTGCAATTGACTGGCATAACGTGATATTAAAGATCAATATTTTGAACCGCTATTTCAAACACGATAAATGCCCATTTAGCACATGTATTATCAATCAACATTCAGCTGTGATTAATAGTAATCAAGCTTTTCAGGAAGCGAACAGAATCAAGTGCTTACTTTGGCAGCAGAGCTTTGGAAAAATTTCAGGAGGTAAGGGTGGTTGTCAGGGTTCTTGTCAAAAGTAACAACTTTAGGGGTGCTGCTGGCATCAATGAACTTCTCCAAAGCACTAACATCAAAAtcctgagaaaaaaaaaaaacataatgcaTACGCTTAATAAGCTACAGGAGACAGTGGCCATacacaataaaaatagttaaaacaATGAAGTGGTATTTGAAGGAAAGGCTAACCTTGCTGTCAACAACAAGCTCATCAAATGGCTTGAATAGCCTAATCAACGGCCTCTCGACTGCAGCATCACCACGTGGAAGGTGGTTAGCATGCAAAGTGTGCCCAAAGTCATAATCAGATCTCAGCTTCTCTGCAACCTCCATGAAGTTTGTAAACTCAGTGCCACTGAATTCTGAGAAGATTCCAACCTATTTCAATAgtcaatagaaaatataaatcagCAGTAAATTTTAAAGCATGAACAGTGAATAACAAATAGAAGTTGGGAAAACATCATAAGGAAT is part of the Oryza brachyantha chromosome 11, ObraRS2, whole genome shotgun sequence genome and encodes:
- the LOC102706888 gene encoding protein disulfide isomerase-like 1-1, coding for MAISKPKAWISLLLLALAVVLSAPAARAAAEEAEEGDEAAAGAEAVLTLDADGFDDAVAKHPFMVVEFYAPWCGHCKKLAPEYEKAAQELSKHDPPIVLAKVDANDEKNRPLATKYEVQGFPTLKIFRNQGKNIQEYKGPREAEGIVDYLKKQVGPASKEIKSPEDATNLIDDKKVYIVGIFSEFSGTEFTNFMEVAEKLRSDYDFGHTLHANHLPRGDAAVERPLIRLFKPFDELVVDSKDFDVSALEKFIDASSTPKVVTFDKNPDNHPYLLKFFQSSAAKAMLFLNFSTGPFESFKSVYHGAAEEFKDKEIKFLIGDIEASQGAFQYFGLKEDQVPLILIQDGDSKKFLKAQVEPDQIVSWLKEYFDGKLSPFRKSEPIPEVNDEPVKVVVADNVHDVVFKSGKNVLVEFYAPWCGHCKKLAPILDEAATTLKSEEDVVIAKMDATANDVPSEFDVQGYPTLYFVTPSGKMVPYDGGRTADEIVDFIKKNKETAGQVTEKAESASTESVKDEL